A genomic window from Salvia splendens isolate huo1 chromosome 11, SspV2, whole genome shotgun sequence includes:
- the LOC121754485 gene encoding uncharacterized protein LOC121754485, which produces MLSSILILTPPPLPPPPPQPQEREYIKAFRKENPPKFDRLGEPPNAEAWIRDLERIFDFMGCTDRERLACMTYQLAGPADFWSETKRKTMNPARREALTWEEFKEEVYDKYIPMSYRRAKIVEFHTLKQGNMTVTKYDRALCEMTRYAPELVDTDEKMAAKFRSGL; this is translated from the coding sequence atgctttccAGTATACTAATCCTAACACCCCCGCCTCTACCACCACCCCCACCTCAACCTCAAGAGAGAGAATACATTAAGGCCTTCCGAAAGGAAAATCCTCCAAAGTTTGACAGACTGGGAGAGCCCCCGAATGCAGAGGCTTGGATACGTGACCTCGAGCGTATATTCGACTTCATGGGATGCACCGATAGGGAACGTCTGGCTTGCATGACTTATCAACTGGCTGGGCCTGCCGATTTTTGGTCGGAAACTAAACGAAAAACTATGAACCCTGCTCGCCGTGAGGCGCTCACATGGGAAGAATTCAAGGAAGAGGTGTACGACAAGTACATTCCCATGAGCTATAGACGGGCAAAGATAGTGGAGTTCCACACCCTGAAACAAGGAAACATGACGGTGACGAAGTACGACCGTGCTCTTTGTGAAATGAcccgatatgcgcccgagttagtggacaccgatgagaagaTGGCCGCAAAATTCCGTTCTGGCCTTTGA
- the LOC121754487 gene encoding uncharacterized protein LOC121754487, producing the protein MYSPLQYYQFIIEIAQGASVGHSNDPSLSGDHPPLDNEEGESTTHNIEGDDTTSNSLNESGEEEPTHDARGRQFIHLRGKYLHPSGVVASICTYNFKQIVDPNGFSQKTLTEEYINLLRNLLIVRHMIKTSVRKLC; encoded by the exons ATGTATTCTCCACTTCAatattatcaatttatcattG AAATAGCTCAAGGAGCATCTGTTGGACATTCCAATGATCCTTCACTCTCCGGTGATCATCCACCACTGGAtaatgaggaaggagaatcgaCGACACATAATATAGAAGGGGATGATACAACAAGTAACTCCCTAAACGAGTCAGGTGAAGAAGAGCCTACACATGATGCACGTGGCCGCCAATTCATACATCTTAGGGGGAAATA CTTGCATCCTTCCGGTGTCGTGGCAAGCATATGTACGTATAATTTCAAGCAGATAGTTGACCCGAATGGATTTAGCCAGAAAACTCTAACTGAGGAATACATTAACCTTTTAAG AAATCTGCTAATTGTGAGGCATATGATCAAGACGAGTGTAAGAAAGCTTTGTTAG